A single Lactuca sativa cultivar Salinas chromosome 8, Lsat_Salinas_v11, whole genome shotgun sequence DNA region contains:
- the LOC111899232 gene encoding fe-S cluster assembly factor HCF101, chloroplastic isoform X1 produces MRLLQAPASVYVTSQCSKSQSKGGNFLERRILQSAINESLFSRRIVRQRFCVKRRTVNPVSATAASLEADASSLLTIEAENDVLKALSQIIDPDFGTDIVSCGFVKDLHVDDASGEVSFRLELTTPACPVKDMFEQKANEVVSALPWVKNVKVTMSAQPAKQIYASQLPAGLQTISNIIAVSSCKGGVGKSTVAVNLAYTLAGMGARVGIFDADVYGPSLPTMVSPENRLLEMNPEKKTIIPTEYMGVKMVSFGFAGQGRAIMRGPMVSGVINQLLTTTEWGELDYLVIDMPPGTGDIQLTLCQVVPLTAAVIVTTPQKLAFIDVAKGVRMFSKLKVPCVAVVENMCHFDADGKRFYPFGRGSGAQVVEQFGIPHLFDLPIRPTLSASGDSGIPEVVADPQGEVADIFQNLGVCVVQQCAKIRQQVSTAVMYDKSIKAIKVKVPDSNEEFLLHPATVRRNDRSAQSVDEWTGDQKLQYGDVPEDIEPEEIRPMGNYAVSITWPDGFSQIAPYDQLQTMERLVDVPQTVSAQAR; encoded by the exons ATGCGGCTTCTTCAAGCTCCAGCTTCTGTGTACGTGACTTCACAATGCTCAAAGTCTCAATCCAAAG GTGGAAATTTTCTGGAGAGACGTATTCTGCAATCCGCCATTAACGAGTCTCTTTTCTCCCGAAGAATTGTACGACAACGATTTTGTGTAAAACGTAGGACCGTGAATCCTGTTTCTGCTACAGCTGCTTCTCTTGAAG CTGATGCTTCATCACTATTGACAATAGAAGCTGAAAACGATGTGTTAAAAGCCTTATCTCAGATTATTGATCCAGACTTTGGGACAGACATTGTCTCATGTGGATTTGTGAAGGACTTACATGTTGATGATGCTTCAGGAGAG GTTTCATTTCGGTTGGAGCTCACAACACCAGCATGTCCAGTCAAGGATATG TTTGAACAGAAGGCTAATGAGGTTGTATCAGCTCTTCCCTGGGTCAAAAATGTCAAAGTGACAATGTCAGCGCAACCTGCAAAGCAGATTTATGCATCACAACTTCCTGCTGGGCTACAGACAATATCAAACATAATTGCAGTTTCAAGTTGCAAG GGAGGTGTGGGAAAATCAACTGTGGCTGTAAACCTGGCATACACTTTGGCTGGAATGGGTGCTAGAGTCGGAATCTTTGATGCCGATGTTTATGGTCCTAGTTTGCCAACTATGGTCTCCCCTGAAAACCGACTTCTTGAAATG AATCCAGAAAAAAAGACCATTATTCCAACAGAATACATGGGAGTCAAAATGGTATCCTTTGGATTTGCTGGACAAGGGCGTGCAATTATGCGGGGTCCAATGGTTTCTGGAGTCATCAACCAACTACTAACTACTACAGAGTG GGGAGAGCTTGACTATCTTGTTATTGACATGCCACCTGGCACCGGTGATATTCAACTTACCTTATGCCAG GTAGTCCCTCTGACTGCTGCTGTGATAGTTACTACTCCTCAGAAACTTGCATTCATTGATGTCGCGAAAGGAGTCCGCATGTTTTCAAAGCTCAAG GTACCATGTGTTGCTGTTGTTGAGAACATGTGTCATTTTGATGCGGATGGAAAACGATTTTATCCCTTTGGTAGAGGATCAGGCGCACAG GTTGTGGAGCAGTTTGGAATCCCTCATTTGTTTGACCTTCCAATCAGACCAACT CTGTCTGCTTCCGGGGATAGTGGAATACCTGAAGTGGTGGCTGATCCTCAGGGCGAAGTCGCTGACATATTTCAAAATCTAGGAGTTTGTGTGGTACAACAATGTGCAAAGATCCGCCAACAAG TATCAACTGCTGTGATGTATGACAAGTCTATtaaggcaatcaaggtgaaagtgCCTGATTCAAACGAAGAGTTTCTTCTACACCCTGCAACTGTTCGACGAAATGACCGTTCTGCCCAAAGTGTG GATGAATGGACAGGGGATCAAAAATTACAATATGGTGATGTTCCAGAAGACATAGAACCTGAAGAAATTCGACCCATGGGAAACTATGCAGTTTCTATTACATGGCCAGATGGCTTTAGTCAG ATTGCTCCTTATGATCAGCTACAAACAATGGAACGGTTGGTTGATGTACCCCAAACAGTATCCGCGCAG GCGAGGTGA
- the LOC111899232 gene encoding fe-S cluster assembly factor HCF101, chloroplastic isoform X4, which translates to MLKVSIQRETLILGGNFLERRILQSAINESLFSRRIVRQRFCVKRRTVNPVSATAASLEADASSLLTIEAENDVLKALSQIIDPDFGTDIVSCGFVKDLHVDDASGEVSFRLELTTPACPVKDMFEQKANEVVSALPWVKNVKVTMSAQPAKQIYASQLPAGLQTISNIIAVSSCKGGVGKSTVAVNLAYTLAGMGARVGIFDADVYGPSLPTMVSPENRLLEMNPEKKTIIPTEYMGVKMVSFGFAGQGRAIMRGPMVSGVINQLLTTTEWGELDYLVIDMPPGTGDIQLTLCQVVPLTAAVIVTTPQKLAFIDVAKGVRMFSKLKVPCVAVVENMCHFDADGKRFYPFGRGSGAQVVEQFGIPHLFDLPIRPTLSASGDSGIPEVVADPQGEVADIFQNLGVCVVQQCAKIRQQVSTAVMYDKSIKAIKVKVPDSNEEFLLHPATVRRNDRSAQSVDEWTGDQKLQYGDVPEDIEPEEIRPMGNYAVSITWPDGFSQIAPYDQLQTMERLVDVPQTVSAQAR; encoded by the exons ATGCTCAAAGTCTCAATCCAAAG AGAAACTCTAATTTTAGGTGGAAATTTTCTGGAGAGACGTATTCTGCAATCCGCCATTAACGAGTCTCTTTTCTCCCGAAGAATTGTACGACAACGATTTTGTGTAAAACGTAGGACCGTGAATCCTGTTTCTGCTACAGCTGCTTCTCTTGAAG CTGATGCTTCATCACTATTGACAATAGAAGCTGAAAACGATGTGTTAAAAGCCTTATCTCAGATTATTGATCCAGACTTTGGGACAGACATTGTCTCATGTGGATTTGTGAAGGACTTACATGTTGATGATGCTTCAGGAGAG GTTTCATTTCGGTTGGAGCTCACAACACCAGCATGTCCAGTCAAGGATATG TTTGAACAGAAGGCTAATGAGGTTGTATCAGCTCTTCCCTGGGTCAAAAATGTCAAAGTGACAATGTCAGCGCAACCTGCAAAGCAGATTTATGCATCACAACTTCCTGCTGGGCTACAGACAATATCAAACATAATTGCAGTTTCAAGTTGCAAG GGAGGTGTGGGAAAATCAACTGTGGCTGTAAACCTGGCATACACTTTGGCTGGAATGGGTGCTAGAGTCGGAATCTTTGATGCCGATGTTTATGGTCCTAGTTTGCCAACTATGGTCTCCCCTGAAAACCGACTTCTTGAAATG AATCCAGAAAAAAAGACCATTATTCCAACAGAATACATGGGAGTCAAAATGGTATCCTTTGGATTTGCTGGACAAGGGCGTGCAATTATGCGGGGTCCAATGGTTTCTGGAGTCATCAACCAACTACTAACTACTACAGAGTG GGGAGAGCTTGACTATCTTGTTATTGACATGCCACCTGGCACCGGTGATATTCAACTTACCTTATGCCAG GTAGTCCCTCTGACTGCTGCTGTGATAGTTACTACTCCTCAGAAACTTGCATTCATTGATGTCGCGAAAGGAGTCCGCATGTTTTCAAAGCTCAAG GTACCATGTGTTGCTGTTGTTGAGAACATGTGTCATTTTGATGCGGATGGAAAACGATTTTATCCCTTTGGTAGAGGATCAGGCGCACAG GTTGTGGAGCAGTTTGGAATCCCTCATTTGTTTGACCTTCCAATCAGACCAACT CTGTCTGCTTCCGGGGATAGTGGAATACCTGAAGTGGTGGCTGATCCTCAGGGCGAAGTCGCTGACATATTTCAAAATCTAGGAGTTTGTGTGGTACAACAATGTGCAAAGATCCGCCAACAAG TATCAACTGCTGTGATGTATGACAAGTCTATtaaggcaatcaaggtgaaagtgCCTGATTCAAACGAAGAGTTTCTTCTACACCCTGCAACTGTTCGACGAAATGACCGTTCTGCCCAAAGTGTG GATGAATGGACAGGGGATCAAAAATTACAATATGGTGATGTTCCAGAAGACATAGAACCTGAAGAAATTCGACCCATGGGAAACTATGCAGTTTCTATTACATGGCCAGATGGCTTTAGTCAG ATTGCTCCTTATGATCAGCTACAAACAATGGAACGGTTGGTTGATGTACCCCAAACAGTATCCGCGCAG GCGAGGTGA
- the LOC111899232 gene encoding fe-S cluster assembly factor HCF101, chloroplastic isoform X3 → MLKVSIQSRETLILGGNFLERRILQSAINESLFSRRIVRQRFCVKRRTVNPVSATAASLEADASSLLTIEAENDVLKALSQIIDPDFGTDIVSCGFVKDLHVDDASGEVSFRLELTTPACPVKDMFEQKANEVVSALPWVKNVKVTMSAQPAKQIYASQLPAGLQTISNIIAVSSCKGGVGKSTVAVNLAYTLAGMGARVGIFDADVYGPSLPTMVSPENRLLEMNPEKKTIIPTEYMGVKMVSFGFAGQGRAIMRGPMVSGVINQLLTTTEWGELDYLVIDMPPGTGDIQLTLCQVVPLTAAVIVTTPQKLAFIDVAKGVRMFSKLKVPCVAVVENMCHFDADGKRFYPFGRGSGAQVVEQFGIPHLFDLPIRPTLSASGDSGIPEVVADPQGEVADIFQNLGVCVVQQCAKIRQQVSTAVMYDKSIKAIKVKVPDSNEEFLLHPATVRRNDRSAQSVDEWTGDQKLQYGDVPEDIEPEEIRPMGNYAVSITWPDGFSQIAPYDQLQTMERLVDVPQTVSAQAR, encoded by the exons ATGCTCAAAGTCTCAATCCAAAG TAGAGAAACTCTAATTTTAGGTGGAAATTTTCTGGAGAGACGTATTCTGCAATCCGCCATTAACGAGTCTCTTTTCTCCCGAAGAATTGTACGACAACGATTTTGTGTAAAACGTAGGACCGTGAATCCTGTTTCTGCTACAGCTGCTTCTCTTGAAG CTGATGCTTCATCACTATTGACAATAGAAGCTGAAAACGATGTGTTAAAAGCCTTATCTCAGATTATTGATCCAGACTTTGGGACAGACATTGTCTCATGTGGATTTGTGAAGGACTTACATGTTGATGATGCTTCAGGAGAG GTTTCATTTCGGTTGGAGCTCACAACACCAGCATGTCCAGTCAAGGATATG TTTGAACAGAAGGCTAATGAGGTTGTATCAGCTCTTCCCTGGGTCAAAAATGTCAAAGTGACAATGTCAGCGCAACCTGCAAAGCAGATTTATGCATCACAACTTCCTGCTGGGCTACAGACAATATCAAACATAATTGCAGTTTCAAGTTGCAAG GGAGGTGTGGGAAAATCAACTGTGGCTGTAAACCTGGCATACACTTTGGCTGGAATGGGTGCTAGAGTCGGAATCTTTGATGCCGATGTTTATGGTCCTAGTTTGCCAACTATGGTCTCCCCTGAAAACCGACTTCTTGAAATG AATCCAGAAAAAAAGACCATTATTCCAACAGAATACATGGGAGTCAAAATGGTATCCTTTGGATTTGCTGGACAAGGGCGTGCAATTATGCGGGGTCCAATGGTTTCTGGAGTCATCAACCAACTACTAACTACTACAGAGTG GGGAGAGCTTGACTATCTTGTTATTGACATGCCACCTGGCACCGGTGATATTCAACTTACCTTATGCCAG GTAGTCCCTCTGACTGCTGCTGTGATAGTTACTACTCCTCAGAAACTTGCATTCATTGATGTCGCGAAAGGAGTCCGCATGTTTTCAAAGCTCAAG GTACCATGTGTTGCTGTTGTTGAGAACATGTGTCATTTTGATGCGGATGGAAAACGATTTTATCCCTTTGGTAGAGGATCAGGCGCACAG GTTGTGGAGCAGTTTGGAATCCCTCATTTGTTTGACCTTCCAATCAGACCAACT CTGTCTGCTTCCGGGGATAGTGGAATACCTGAAGTGGTGGCTGATCCTCAGGGCGAAGTCGCTGACATATTTCAAAATCTAGGAGTTTGTGTGGTACAACAATGTGCAAAGATCCGCCAACAAG TATCAACTGCTGTGATGTATGACAAGTCTATtaaggcaatcaaggtgaaagtgCCTGATTCAAACGAAGAGTTTCTTCTACACCCTGCAACTGTTCGACGAAATGACCGTTCTGCCCAAAGTGTG GATGAATGGACAGGGGATCAAAAATTACAATATGGTGATGTTCCAGAAGACATAGAACCTGAAGAAATTCGACCCATGGGAAACTATGCAGTTTCTATTACATGGCCAGATGGCTTTAGTCAG ATTGCTCCTTATGATCAGCTACAAACAATGGAACGGTTGGTTGATGTACCCCAAACAGTATCCGCGCAG GCGAGGTGA
- the LOC111899232 gene encoding fe-S cluster assembly factor HCF101, chloroplastic isoform X2: MRLLQAPASVYVTSQCSKSQSKGGNFLERRILQSAINESLFSRRIVRQRFCVKRRTVNPVSATAASLEADASSLLTIEAENDVLKALSQIIDPDFGTDIVSCGFVKDLHVDDASGEVSFRLELTTPACPVKDMFEQKANEVVSALPWVKNVKVTMSAQPAKQIYASQLPAGLQTISNIIAVSSCKGGVGKSTVAVNLAYTLAGMGARVGIFDADVYGPSLPTMVSPENRLLEMNPEKKTIIPTEYMGVKMVSFGFAGQGRAIMRGPMVSGVINQLLTTTEWGELDYLVIDMPPGTGDIQLTLCQVVPLTAAVIVTTPQKLAFIDVAKGVRMFSKLKVPCVAVVENMCHFDADGKRFYPFGRGSGAQVVEQFGIPHLFDLPIRPTLSASGDSGIPEVVADPQGEVADIFQNLGVCVVQQCAKIRQQVSTAVMYDKSIKAIKVKVPDSNEEFLLHPATVRRNDRSAQSVDEWTGDQKLQYGDVPEDIEPEEIRPMGNYAVSITWPDGFSQIAPYDQLQTMERLVDVPQTVSAQ, from the exons ATGCGGCTTCTTCAAGCTCCAGCTTCTGTGTACGTGACTTCACAATGCTCAAAGTCTCAATCCAAAG GTGGAAATTTTCTGGAGAGACGTATTCTGCAATCCGCCATTAACGAGTCTCTTTTCTCCCGAAGAATTGTACGACAACGATTTTGTGTAAAACGTAGGACCGTGAATCCTGTTTCTGCTACAGCTGCTTCTCTTGAAG CTGATGCTTCATCACTATTGACAATAGAAGCTGAAAACGATGTGTTAAAAGCCTTATCTCAGATTATTGATCCAGACTTTGGGACAGACATTGTCTCATGTGGATTTGTGAAGGACTTACATGTTGATGATGCTTCAGGAGAG GTTTCATTTCGGTTGGAGCTCACAACACCAGCATGTCCAGTCAAGGATATG TTTGAACAGAAGGCTAATGAGGTTGTATCAGCTCTTCCCTGGGTCAAAAATGTCAAAGTGACAATGTCAGCGCAACCTGCAAAGCAGATTTATGCATCACAACTTCCTGCTGGGCTACAGACAATATCAAACATAATTGCAGTTTCAAGTTGCAAG GGAGGTGTGGGAAAATCAACTGTGGCTGTAAACCTGGCATACACTTTGGCTGGAATGGGTGCTAGAGTCGGAATCTTTGATGCCGATGTTTATGGTCCTAGTTTGCCAACTATGGTCTCCCCTGAAAACCGACTTCTTGAAATG AATCCAGAAAAAAAGACCATTATTCCAACAGAATACATGGGAGTCAAAATGGTATCCTTTGGATTTGCTGGACAAGGGCGTGCAATTATGCGGGGTCCAATGGTTTCTGGAGTCATCAACCAACTACTAACTACTACAGAGTG GGGAGAGCTTGACTATCTTGTTATTGACATGCCACCTGGCACCGGTGATATTCAACTTACCTTATGCCAG GTAGTCCCTCTGACTGCTGCTGTGATAGTTACTACTCCTCAGAAACTTGCATTCATTGATGTCGCGAAAGGAGTCCGCATGTTTTCAAAGCTCAAG GTACCATGTGTTGCTGTTGTTGAGAACATGTGTCATTTTGATGCGGATGGAAAACGATTTTATCCCTTTGGTAGAGGATCAGGCGCACAG GTTGTGGAGCAGTTTGGAATCCCTCATTTGTTTGACCTTCCAATCAGACCAACT CTGTCTGCTTCCGGGGATAGTGGAATACCTGAAGTGGTGGCTGATCCTCAGGGCGAAGTCGCTGACATATTTCAAAATCTAGGAGTTTGTGTGGTACAACAATGTGCAAAGATCCGCCAACAAG TATCAACTGCTGTGATGTATGACAAGTCTATtaaggcaatcaaggtgaaagtgCCTGATTCAAACGAAGAGTTTCTTCTACACCCTGCAACTGTTCGACGAAATGACCGTTCTGCCCAAAGTGTG GATGAATGGACAGGGGATCAAAAATTACAATATGGTGATGTTCCAGAAGACATAGAACCTGAAGAAATTCGACCCATGGGAAACTATGCAGTTTCTATTACATGGCCAGATGGCTTTAGTCAG ATTGCTCCTTATGATCAGCTACAAACAATGGAACGGTTGGTTGATGTACCCCAAACAGTATCCGCGCAG TGA
- the LOC111899231 gene encoding VIN3-like protein 1, producing MNKKPSKNQDSKKTSSSPKSQQQSSRKQNRKGENPIRIPPITEPCSDSRCSSTWICRNSACRATLSIVDTFCKRCSCCICHLFDDNKDPSLWLQCTSESDSLSVSQSAESCGLSCHIECALQRRKVGVVDLGQLMQLDGSYCCASCGKVSGILGYWKKQLTIAKDARRVDSLCYRIYLSFRLFDGTSRFHELHEIVKEAKTKLETEVGPLSGVSAKMARGIVSRLSVAGEVQSLCNTAIQKADEISSTVSLAALDIKEGSLPAACKFIFEEVTPFSVVLVLIELSTASCSDIIGFKLWYSKTAEETHTNTKDPVSTFPRSQRRILISNLQPCTEYSFRIVSYTATGDLGHSEAKCFTKSVEILHKNPDRVTIPRDEGTSGTKDVESDSGFKVRDLGKILRLAWIEERGYLDDITGSDLSRLSQIMKPEASKPDEPPSASRALDLNVATVPDLNEELAPVNESSNADVDHGSGGSENWAHPHGANGNGEVPTVESRADVSRKRPGRTEVNDCDTNSASALINMSPGDLDGNFEYCVKMIRWLECEGYIKQEFRLKLLTWFSLRSTEQERRVVNTFIQTLMDDPSSLAGQLVDSFADIINNKRPRNGFCSKLWH from the exons ATGAACAAGAAACCTTCAAAGAATCAGGATTCCAAGAAGACATCCTCAAGTCCTAAAAGCCAGCAgcaatcttcaagaaaacaaaacAGAAAAGGGGAAAACCCAATTCGAATTCCACCAATCACAGAGCCATGTTCCGATTCCAGATGCTCAAGCACATGGATCTGCAGAAACTCTGCCTGTAGGGCTACACTCTCCATTGTCGACACCTTCTGCAAGCGTTGTTCATGCTGCATTTGCCATTTATTCGACGACAACAAAGACCCAAGTCTTTGGTTACAATGCACATCAGAATCCGATTCCCTTTCCGTTTCCCAATCAGCAGAATCATGTGGCTTATCTTGCCACATCGAGTGCGCCCTCCAGCGTCGCAAGGTAGGCGTCGTTGACCTAGGTCAACTCATGCAGCTCGACGGAAGTTATTGTTGCGCTTCATGTGGGAAGGTCTCAGGGATACTTGGATACTGGAAGAAGCAGCTCACGATTGCTAAAGACGCCCGCCGTGTCGACAGCCTTTGCTACCGGATTTATTTAAGCTTCCGCCTCTTCGATGGCACATCAAGGTTTCACGAACTTCACGAAATAGTCAAAGAAGCGAAGACCAAATTGGAAACCGAGGTGGGCCCACTCAGCGGTGTCTCCGCCAAGATGGCACGTGGCATCGTAAGCAGACTCTCCGTCGCCGGTGAAGTCCAATCACTCTGTAACACCGCCATTCAGAAAGCCGATGAAATTTCCTCCACAGTTTCTCTCGCAGCCCTAGATATTAAAG AAGGTTCTCTCCCCGCTGCTTGCAAGTTCATCTTCGAAGAAGTAACACCTTTTTCCGTAGTGCTCGTTTTAATCGAACTATCTACAGCTTCATGTAGCGATATAATCGGATTCAAATTATGGTACTCCAAAACGGCAGAagaaacacacacaaacacaaaaGATCCCGTTTCAACTTTTCCTCGATCTCAACGACGAATCCTGATTTCAAACTTACAGCCGTGCACCGAATACTCGTTTAGGATCGTGTCCTACACAGCAACCGGCGATTTAGGACACTCGGAGGCCAAATGTTTCACTAAAAGCGTGGAAATCCTTCACAAAAACCCCGATCGGGTTACGATTCCTCGCGACGAAGGAACCTCCGGCACCAAAGACGTGGAATCCGACTCCGGATTTAAAGTCCGTGACCTCGGGAAAATCCTCCGGTTAGCTTGGATCGAAGAACGAGGCTATCTAGACGATATAACCGGTTCGGATCTGAGTCGACTCAGTCAGATCATGAAACCAGAAGCTTCAAAACCCGATGAACCGCCGTCTGCTTCACGTGCGCTCGACTTGAACGTCGCTACAGTTCCCGATTTGAACGAAGAGTTGGCTCCGGTGAACGAGTCGTCTAATGCTGACGTGGATCACGGTAGCGGCGGATCTGAAAACTGGGCGCATCCTCATGGGGCCAATGGGAATGGGGAAGTGCCAACTGTGGAGTCGCGTGCTGACGTGTCTCGGAAGAGGCCAGGTAGGACAGAGGTGAATGACTGCGATACGAACAGTGCGAGTGCGTTGATAAACATGTCGCCGGGTGATTTGGATGGAAACTTTGAGTACTGTGTGAAGATGATTCGCTGGCTGGAATGTGAAGGGTATATAAAGCAAGAGTTTAGGTTAAAACTGCTGACATGGTTTAGTTTGAGGTCAACAGAACAGGAAAGGAGAGTGGTCAACACTTTTATACAAACACTCATGGATGATCCCAGTAGCTTAGCTGGACAGTTGGTTGATTCGTTTGCTGATATTATAAACAACAAGAGGCCTAGAAATGGGTTTTGCAGTAAATTGTGGCATTAA